In Mycobacterium gallinarum, a single window of DNA contains:
- a CDS encoding YczE/YyaS/YitT family protein has translation MTRGSLRGTALLVGLAGYGFSMAMMVRSGLGLDPWDVFHQGLALHTGMTIGIASAVVGVVVLLAWIPLRNRPGIGTIANVIVIAITVDLGLLLMQAPTSMPARIAMMVGAVVLNAFSTVLYVGAGLGPGPRDGLMTGLVVRTGLSVRLVRTSIEASVLAIGWLLGGTVGVGTVLYAFGIGPLVQFFVRITPKPILAVSGWANVAQASELGAHTVRSGASARRIRHTTMGRCQSSKEIQPTPTC, from the coding sequence CTGACGCGAGGGTCGCTTCGCGGTACGGCGCTGCTGGTCGGCCTCGCCGGTTACGGCTTCTCCATGGCGATGATGGTGCGCTCCGGGCTCGGACTCGACCCCTGGGATGTGTTCCACCAAGGGTTGGCCCTGCACACGGGCATGACGATCGGCATCGCGTCGGCGGTGGTCGGCGTTGTCGTGCTGCTGGCGTGGATACCGCTGCGGAACCGGCCCGGCATCGGCACCATCGCCAACGTCATCGTCATAGCGATCACGGTCGACCTCGGTCTGCTGCTGATGCAGGCGCCGACGTCGATGCCGGCGCGTATCGCGATGATGGTCGGCGCTGTCGTGCTCAACGCGTTCAGCACGGTGCTCTATGTCGGGGCCGGGCTCGGTCCGGGTCCCCGCGATGGCCTGATGACTGGACTGGTCGTGCGAACTGGTCTGTCCGTGCGATTGGTTCGCACGTCGATCGAGGCGTCCGTGCTCGCGATCGGATGGCTGCTCGGCGGCACGGTCGGTGTCGGCACCGTGCTCTACGCGTTCGGCATCGGTCCGCTTGTCCAATTCTTCGTGCGCATCACGCCGAAGCCGATTCTTGCCGTGAGCGGGTGGGCCAACGTCGCACAGGCGAGCGAATTGGGCGCGCATACAGTCCGCAGCGGTGCGTCAGCGCGCCGAATTCGCCACACTACGATGGGCAGGTGCCAGTCGTCGAAGGAGATACAGCCGACCCCGACCTGCTGA
- a CDS encoding ABC transporter ATP-binding protein, whose amino-acid sequence MPVVEGDTADPDLLIDFAKVSLRRGGQVLVGPITWSVELDERWVVIGPNGAGKTSLLRIAAAMEHPSSGTALVLGERLGRTDMAELRSRVGLSSSALSQRVPDDEVVRDLVVSAGYSVMGRWRERYDDIDYEQAIDMLESVGAEHLAERAYGTLSEGERKRVLIARSMMTDPELLLLDEPAAGLDLGGREDLLARLEDLALDPDSPALVLVTHHVEEIPRGFSHGLILSEGKVVDSGLLPDVLTAENLSTAFGQSILLEKADGRYFARRARSRAAHRRRA is encoded by the coding sequence GTGCCAGTCGTCGAAGGAGATACAGCCGACCCCGACCTGCTGATCGACTTCGCCAAGGTGTCTCTGCGCCGCGGCGGCCAGGTTCTGGTGGGGCCCATCACGTGGTCGGTCGAACTCGACGAACGCTGGGTGGTCATCGGCCCCAACGGCGCGGGCAAGACGTCACTCCTACGAATCGCCGCCGCGATGGAGCATCCGTCCTCGGGTACCGCGCTGGTCCTCGGTGAGCGCCTCGGCAGGACCGACATGGCGGAGTTGCGGTCCCGCGTCGGGTTGAGCAGTTCCGCGCTTTCGCAGCGGGTGCCCGACGATGAGGTGGTCCGAGACCTGGTCGTGTCGGCCGGTTACTCGGTGATGGGCCGGTGGCGGGAGCGCTACGACGACATCGACTACGAGCAGGCGATCGACATGCTGGAGAGCGTCGGCGCCGAGCATCTCGCCGAGCGCGCCTACGGCACGCTGTCCGAGGGGGAGCGCAAGCGCGTGCTGATCGCGCGGTCGATGATGACCGATCCCGAATTGCTTCTGCTCGACGAGCCCGCGGCGGGCCTCGATCTCGGCGGTCGCGAAGACCTGCTTGCGCGATTGGAGGACCTGGCTCTCGACCCGGACTCTCCGGCGCTGGTGCTCGTCACCCACCACGTCGAGGAGATCCCGCGCGGTTTCTCCCACGGTCTGATCCTGTCGGAGGGCAAAGTCGTCGACTCCGGCCTGCTTCCCGACGTCCTGACCGCCGAGAATCTGTCCACGGCGTTCGGCCAGTCGATCCTTCTCGAAAAGGCCGACGGACGCTACTTCGCGCGTCGGGCAAGAAGCCGCGCGGCGCACAGGAGGCGAGCATGA
- a CDS encoding NUDIX hydrolase, with the protein MLVRDTAAGIKVFLMRRHSAMDFVAGVMVFPGGGVDDRDRNADIAWYGPEPTWWAERFAVAPDLAEALVCAAARETFEESGVLFAGPADDPDGIVSDASIYGDARTALANHSLSFADFLRSEKLVLRADLLRPWANWVTPKEERTRRYDTYFFVGALPEGQRADGENTETDKAFWSTPQAGLDEFAEGKSFLLPPTWTQLDSLNGRTVAEVLAVERKIVPVEPHLAADTDTGNWEIEFFNSDRYNAARNRRAPDGYSRDAPSA; encoded by the coding sequence ATGCTGGTCCGCGACACCGCGGCCGGGATCAAGGTTTTTCTGATGCGGCGGCACTCGGCGATGGACTTCGTCGCCGGCGTGATGGTGTTCCCGGGCGGCGGCGTCGACGACCGCGACCGCAACGCCGACATCGCCTGGTACGGGCCCGAACCCACCTGGTGGGCGGAACGATTCGCCGTCGCGCCCGATCTGGCTGAAGCGCTGGTGTGCGCCGCGGCGCGGGAGACCTTCGAAGAGTCCGGTGTGTTGTTCGCCGGGCCCGCCGACGATCCCGACGGCATCGTCAGTGACGCGTCGATCTACGGCGATGCCCGTACGGCGCTGGCGAATCACTCGCTGTCCTTCGCCGATTTCCTGCGTAGCGAGAAGCTGGTGCTGCGCGCGGATCTGCTTCGGCCGTGGGCGAATTGGGTGACGCCCAAGGAGGAGCGCACCCGCCGCTACGACACCTACTTCTTCGTGGGTGCGCTACCGGAAGGCCAGCGGGCCGACGGTGAGAACACCGAAACCGATAAGGCGTTCTGGAGCACGCCGCAGGCCGGTCTCGACGAGTTCGCCGAGGGCAAGTCGTTTCTGCTCCCGCCCACGTGGACCCAGCTCGATTCACTCAACGGGCGCACAGTCGCCGAAGTGCTTGCCGTGGAGCGCAAGATCGTGCCGGTCGAGCCGCATCTGGCGGCCGATACGGACACCGGCAACTGGGAGATCGAGTTCTTCAACAGCGACCGGTACAACGCCGCACGCAACCGTCGCGCGCCCGACGGCTACAGCCGGGACGCACCGTCGGCATGA
- a CDS encoding enoyl-CoA hydratase, with amino-acid sequence MSEFVSVHTSEQHPGIATLLLSRPPTNALTRQVYRELEAAAADIGGREDVRAVIIFGGHEIFSAGDDVPERSLLNGAESAEAARVCRGAVDALAAIPRPTVAAITGYALGGGLNLSLAADWRVAGDNVRFGVTEILAGLAPAGGTSRLVSTVGLSKAKDMVFSGRFMDAKEALALGLIDEMVAPDGVYDAALAWAQRFVEHPAQVLAAAKAAFDL; translated from the coding sequence ATGAGCGAGTTCGTATCCGTCCACACCAGCGAGCAGCACCCGGGTATCGCGACGCTGCTGCTGTCCCGTCCGCCGACCAACGCGCTCACCCGGCAGGTGTACCGCGAGCTCGAAGCGGCCGCGGCGGATATCGGCGGTCGCGAGGACGTCCGCGCCGTCATCATCTTCGGTGGTCACGAGATCTTCTCCGCCGGCGACGACGTACCCGAGCGGTCGCTGCTCAACGGCGCCGAATCCGCAGAGGCGGCCCGGGTGTGCCGGGGCGCGGTCGACGCGCTCGCCGCGATCCCCAGGCCGACGGTCGCCGCGATCACGGGGTACGCGCTGGGCGGCGGACTGAACCTGTCGCTGGCCGCGGACTGGCGGGTCGCCGGCGACAACGTCAGGTTCGGGGTGACCGAGATTCTCGCCGGACTGGCGCCCGCGGGTGGCACGTCGCGGCTGGTCAGCACGGTCGGCCTGTCCAAGGCCAAGGACATGGTGTTCAGCGGGCGGTTCATGGACGCCAAGGAGGCGCTGGCACTGGGCCTGATCGACGAGATGGTCGCGCCCGACGGCGTGTACGACGCGGCCCTGGCGTGGGCGCAGCGGTTCGTCGAACACCCAGCTCAGGTACTGGCTGCCGCCAAGGCCGCCTTCGACCTTTAG
- a CDS encoding class I SAM-dependent methyltransferase, protein MTSSDAAPVPNPHATAEQVEAARHDSKLAQVLYHDWEAESYDDKWSISYDKRCVDYARDLFDATVPEDELRNLPYDRALELGCGSGFFLLNLIQAGVARRGSVTDLSPGMVKVALRNGENLGLEIDGRVADAEGIPYDDDTFDLVVGHAVLHHIPDVELSLREVVRVLKPGGRFIFAGEPSNAGENYARPLSTLTWRAVTNLTKLPGLSSWRRPQEELDESSRAAALEAIVDLHTFSPGDLERMAHSAGAVEVSTATTEFTAAMLGWPLRTLEAAVPPGRLGWGYAKFAFNSWIALSWVDNNLWRQVVPKGWFYNVMVTGVKPS, encoded by the coding sequence ATGACGAGTTCTGACGCCGCTCCGGTTCCCAACCCGCACGCCACCGCGGAGCAGGTCGAGGCGGCGCGCCACGACTCCAAGCTCGCCCAGGTGCTGTACCACGATTGGGAGGCCGAGTCGTACGACGACAAGTGGTCGATCTCCTACGACAAGCGCTGCGTTGATTATGCCCGCGATCTGTTCGACGCGACGGTGCCCGAGGACGAGCTGCGCAACTTGCCCTACGACCGTGCGCTCGAGCTCGGCTGCGGTAGCGGTTTTTTCCTCCTCAACCTGATCCAGGCGGGGGTGGCGCGCCGCGGCTCGGTCACCGACTTGTCGCCGGGCATGGTGAAGGTGGCCCTGCGCAACGGCGAGAACCTCGGCCTCGAAATCGACGGTCGGGTTGCCGACGCAGAAGGCATTCCGTACGACGATGACACCTTCGACCTTGTCGTCGGCCACGCGGTGTTGCATCACATCCCGGACGTCGAGTTGTCGCTGCGTGAGGTCGTGCGGGTGCTCAAGCCCGGCGGCCGGTTCATCTTCGCGGGCGAGCCGAGCAACGCCGGTGAGAACTACGCGCGGCCGTTGTCGACGTTGACGTGGCGCGCGGTGACGAACCTGACGAAACTGCCGGGGCTGTCGAGTTGGCGCCGCCCGCAGGAGGAGCTCGATGAGTCCTCACGAGCGGCCGCGTTGGAAGCGATCGTCGACTTGCACACTTTTTCTCCCGGCGACTTGGAGCGTATGGCACACAGCGCGGGGGCCGTCGAGGTATCGACTGCCACAACGGAATTCACCGCTGCGATGCTCGGCTGGCCGTTGCGCACGCTCGAGGCCGCAGTGCCGCCCGGCCGGCTGGGTTGGGGCTACGCGAAATTCGCCTTCAACAGCTGGATCGCGTTGAGTTGGGTTGACAACAACCTGTGGCGGCAGGTCGTCCCCAAGGGCTGGTTCTACAACGTGATGGTCACCGGGGTCAAGCCGTCGTAG
- a CDS encoding THUMP-like domain-containing protein has product MVLQRDGHRGQAVVDFRLDDVEYLCSAVGKQALREVADLRLTDTTLVADIATARKRFGEWSAVLVETTLLRRRAAAKFDDPGDWLFTDEALQQATAQRVAAHRARRLSGAVVHDATCSVGTELAALRNCATALVGSDLDPVRLAMARNNVVGVDVCRADALRPITTSAVVLLDPARRSGGRRRFDPRDYTPGLDVLLDVYRGRDFAVKCAPGIDFDGIKQLGFSGEIEVTSVGGGVREACLWSTGLAAPGVTRRASMLDTGEEITDADPDDCTIAPAGRWIVDPDGAVVRAGLVRHYGARHGLWQLDADIAYLSGDRLPTGVRGFEVLEELGYSERRLRQALSGRDVGAVEILVRGVDVDPDALRRRLRLRGAQAVSVVITRLGAGAASRATAFICRPSR; this is encoded by the coding sequence CTGGTTCTACAACGTGATGGTCACCGGGGTCAAGCCGTCGTAGATTTTCGGCTCGACGACGTCGAGTACCTGTGCAGCGCCGTCGGCAAGCAGGCGCTGCGCGAAGTCGCTGACCTGCGGCTCACCGATACCACATTGGTCGCCGATATCGCCACGGCGCGTAAGCGTTTCGGTGAATGGTCCGCTGTTCTGGTGGAAACGACGCTGTTGCGGCGCAGGGCCGCGGCGAAGTTCGACGATCCCGGAGACTGGCTGTTCACCGACGAGGCGCTGCAGCAGGCGACGGCGCAGCGCGTCGCCGCTCACCGCGCCCGACGCTTGTCGGGCGCGGTGGTGCACGACGCGACGTGTTCCGTCGGCACCGAACTTGCCGCGCTGCGAAACTGCGCAACCGCTCTCGTCGGCAGCGATCTCGACCCGGTCCGGTTGGCGATGGCACGGAACAACGTGGTCGGCGTGGATGTGTGCCGGGCCGACGCGCTGCGGCCGATCACCACGTCGGCCGTCGTCCTGCTCGACCCGGCACGCCGCAGCGGCGGACGGCGCCGGTTCGATCCGCGGGACTACACCCCGGGACTCGATGTGCTGCTCGACGTGTACCGCGGCCGGGATTTCGCCGTAAAGTGCGCGCCGGGAATCGATTTCGACGGGATCAAGCAGCTGGGTTTCTCCGGCGAAATCGAGGTGACGTCGGTCGGCGGCGGTGTGCGCGAAGCGTGCCTGTGGTCGACGGGACTGGCGGCGCCCGGCGTGACCCGCCGAGCCAGCATGCTCGACACGGGGGAGGAGATCACCGACGCCGACCCCGACGACTGCACAATCGCGCCGGCCGGTCGATGGATTGTCGATCCCGACGGCGCGGTGGTCCGCGCGGGCCTGGTGCGCCACTACGGCGCCAGACATGGGTTGTGGCAACTCGACGCTGATATCGCCTACCTGTCCGGTGATCGGTTGCCGACCGGGGTCCGTGGTTTCGAGGTGCTCGAGGAACTCGGCTACAGCGAACGCCGCCTGCGTCAGGCGCTTTCGGGCCGCGACGTGGGCGCAGTCGAAATCCTGGTCCGCGGTGTCGATGTCGATCCCGACGCGCTGCGAAGGCGGCTCAGACTGCGCGGCGCGCAGGCGGTCTCGGTGGTGATCACCCGCCTCGGTGCTGGGGCCGCAAGTAGGGCAACGGCATTCATCTGCCGTCCTTCTCGCTGA
- a CDS encoding esterase: MRILKVAAAVMAACAVTGTIGTPTAMAQSACAELGGTVGPDQTCAVHAENDTYLLDFTFPAQYPDQQAVADYLTQARVGFVNVSEMPGSRGLPYVLDAKGTGYRSGLPLVGTESLVFEVYQNVGGARPQTYYESFNWNLATKAPITFDSLFKPGTKPLDVIYPAVNDDLFRTQGVLNAIPQSVGLDPANYQTFALTDDKVLFFFSQGQMLAESAGPVQASVPRAALAPMLAL; this comes from the coding sequence ATGCGCATTCTCAAGGTGGCGGCCGCCGTCATGGCGGCGTGTGCCGTGACCGGCACCATCGGCACTCCGACAGCGATGGCTCAGTCGGCATGCGCCGAGTTGGGCGGTACCGTGGGCCCGGACCAAACCTGTGCGGTGCACGCCGAAAACGACACGTACCTCCTCGACTTCACCTTCCCGGCGCAGTACCCGGATCAGCAAGCGGTGGCCGACTACCTGACGCAGGCGCGCGTCGGCTTCGTCAACGTCTCGGAGATGCCCGGCTCACGCGGCCTGCCTTATGTGCTCGACGCCAAGGGCACCGGCTACCGTTCGGGGTTGCCCCTGGTCGGCACCGAGAGTCTGGTGTTCGAGGTGTACCAGAACGTCGGCGGCGCGCGTCCGCAGACCTACTACGAGTCGTTCAACTGGAACCTCGCCACCAAGGCGCCCATCACGTTCGACTCGCTGTTCAAACCGGGCACCAAACCGCTCGACGTGATCTACCCCGCGGTGAACGACGACCTGTTCAGAACGCAGGGGGTGCTGAACGCGATACCGCAGAGCGTGGGACTCGATCCGGCCAATTACCAGACCTTCGCGCTGACCGATGACAAGGTGCTGTTCTTCTTCAGCCAGGGCCAGATGCTCGCGGAATCGGCGGGACCGGTCCAGGCATCGGTGCCGCGCGCGGCTCTCGCGCCGATGCTGGCGCTCTAA
- a CDS encoding PQQ-binding-like beta-propeller repeat protein encodes MFRRSIVLASTVLIMAALAGCGNTDSWVESHPASGWPAQYGDARNSSYESTAGADGLRLEWTRSVKGELAASVALGSGSYLAVNAQTPAGCSLMVWETDNRARQRWCTRLAQGPGTEGPLSGPLFDGFDNLYVGQPGAMLSFPPTQWIRWRQPVIGMPTTPRILAPGHLLVVTHLGQVLVFDAQKGVVDGSPLDLVAGVDPKDPERGLADCRPARPRCPVAAAPAFAEQTGSVVLSLWEPDTDAPVLVGLRYRPGQNPMITREWTSDAVGGGPLASPVLSADGSTVYVNGRDEHLWAINTDNGEPKWSVPLDYLAQTPPSVSPDGLIVAGGGPGAKLMGIKDSGDRGEVEWTRDDVAPLTTSSQSGAHTAYAVARDGETGQALLVFDPADGRTLNRYPLPNAGGWPVGVSIGHDRRVVTATSEGRVYGFAPA; translated from the coding sequence GTGTTCCGGCGATCGATCGTGCTGGCGTCAACAGTGCTGATCATGGCCGCATTGGCGGGATGCGGGAACACCGACAGTTGGGTCGAGTCCCATCCCGCGTCGGGCTGGCCCGCCCAGTACGGCGACGCCCGCAACAGCAGCTACGAATCGACCGCGGGCGCCGACGGGTTGCGGCTGGAGTGGACGCGCTCGGTCAAGGGCGAACTCGCCGCCTCGGTAGCGCTGGGATCCGGCAGCTACCTGGCCGTGAACGCGCAAACCCCGGCGGGCTGCTCGCTGATGGTGTGGGAGACCGACAATCGTGCCCGGCAGCGCTGGTGCACCCGCTTGGCGCAGGGGCCGGGTACCGAGGGCCCGCTCTCCGGTCCTCTTTTCGATGGTTTCGACAACCTCTACGTCGGTCAGCCCGGTGCCATGCTCTCGTTCCCGCCGACGCAGTGGATCCGGTGGCGTCAACCCGTCATCGGGATGCCGACCACGCCGCGGATCTTGGCTCCGGGCCACCTGCTGGTGGTCACGCACCTGGGCCAGGTGCTGGTGTTCGACGCCCAGAAGGGTGTGGTCGACGGATCTCCCCTGGATCTCGTCGCCGGTGTCGACCCCAAGGATCCCGAGCGCGGACTCGCCGACTGCCGCCCTGCCCGTCCGCGCTGCCCGGTGGCGGCCGCACCGGCCTTCGCGGAGCAGACCGGAAGCGTCGTGCTCAGCCTGTGGGAGCCGGACACCGACGCTCCCGTTCTTGTCGGGTTGCGCTACCGCCCAGGACAGAACCCGATGATCACGCGCGAGTGGACCAGCGACGCCGTCGGCGGCGGTCCGCTCGCCAGCCCGGTGCTGTCCGCGGACGGATCGACCGTGTACGTCAACGGACGCGACGAACACCTGTGGGCGATCAACACCGACAATGGTGAGCCGAAATGGTCGGTCCCACTGGACTATCTGGCGCAGACGCCCCCGTCGGTGTCACCTGACGGGCTGATCGTGGCCGGCGGTGGACCCGGCGCGAAGCTGATGGGCATCAAGGATTCCGGTGACCGGGGCGAGGTGGAGTGGACCCGCGACGACGTCGCACCGCTGACGACATCGAGTCAGTCCGGCGCACACACGGCTTACGCAGTCGCACGCGACGGGGAAACCGGTCAGGCGTTGCTCGTGTTCGACCCGGCCGACGGCCGCACCCTCAACCGCTATCCACTGCCCAACGCGGGCGGCTGGCCCGTCGGTGTCTCCATCGGACATGACCGCCGCGTCGTCACCGCGACAAGCGAAGGCCGCGTATACGGATTCGCGCCGGCTTAG
- a CDS encoding acyltransferase has protein sequence MTTMWGAPLHKRWRGSRLRDPRQAKFLTMASLKWVIANRAYTPWYLVRYWRLLKFKLANPHIITRGMVFLGKGVEIQATPELSTMEIGRWVHIGDKNTIRCHEGSLRFGDKVVLGRDNVINTYLDIELGDSVLMADWVYVCDFDHRMDSIELPIKDQGIVKGPVRIGPDTWVATKVTILRNTMIGRGCVLGSHAVVKGEIPDFSIAVGAPAKIVKNRKLSWETSAAQRAELAAALADIERKKAAR, from the coding sequence ATGACGACGATGTGGGGCGCGCCGCTACACAAGCGGTGGCGGGGTTCGCGGCTGCGCGACCCGCGCCAGGCCAAGTTCCTCACCATGGCCTCGCTGAAATGGGTCATCGCCAATCGGGCCTACACGCCGTGGTACCTCGTGCGTTACTGGCGGCTGCTGAAGTTCAAGCTTGCCAATCCGCACATCATCACCCGCGGCATGGTGTTCCTCGGCAAGGGCGTGGAGATCCAGGCGACGCCGGAGTTGTCGACGATGGAGATCGGTCGCTGGGTGCACATCGGCGACAAGAACACGATCCGCTGCCACGAAGGCTCGCTGCGTTTCGGCGACAAGGTCGTCCTGGGCAGAGACAACGTGATCAACACCTATCTCGACATCGAACTCGGTGACTCCGTGCTGATGGCGGACTGGGTGTATGTCTGCGACTTCGACCATCGGATGGACAGCATCGAGCTGCCGATCAAGGACCAGGGCATCGTCAAAGGGCCGGTACGGATCGGACCCGACACCTGGGTCGCGACCAAGGTGACGATCCTGCGTAACACGATGATCGGACGTGGTTGCGTGCTGGGGTCACACGCCGTGGTCAAAGGCGAGATTCCGGACTTCTCGATCGCCGTCGGCGCGCCGGCGAAGATCGTCAAGAACCGCAAGCTGTCGTGGGAGACGTCGGCAGCCCAGCGCGCCGAGCTCGCCGCCGCTCTAGCCGACATCGAACGCAAGAAAGCCGCGCGCTAA
- a CDS encoding carboxylesterase family protein yields MPYASASRFVSPMSPARWDGPRELTVRGPVCPQLPSRLVFVTGPVIEGLHHSEDCQVLSVTAPSDADGLPVMVWFHGGAYVSGSGESPNYDPDDLVGEGRVVVVTVSYRLGIFGYCTPRGVAEDNLGLRDQLLALRWVHDNIAAFGGDPARITLFGQSAGGDSVYSLMLSEAADGLYSRAIIQSAPLGMREGRDEMTAAMRAAAAESLGDTDPFAAGVDELHRAQVAAVVAAQRFGLVSGMAFGPLLGVDPLPAAGEVSARIARVARTVDLLVGCTRLDAAPFVEISPRASRLRALGPFAKPAARVASATMTRQIFDGPARRFADRWRSEGGRASVYRLDWSPRDAPLGACHCMDLPLLLGTGSAWAGAPMLGPHPNPVDHELAVRMRGLWSRFAYHGVDGLGAERLRLGV; encoded by the coding sequence GTGCCTTACGCCAGCGCGAGCCGGTTCGTCTCGCCGATGTCGCCCGCCCGCTGGGACGGACCCCGCGAGCTCACCGTGCGCGGGCCCGTGTGTCCGCAACTGCCGTCACGGCTGGTGTTCGTGACAGGTCCGGTCATCGAGGGTCTGCACCACAGCGAGGACTGCCAGGTTCTCAGCGTCACCGCTCCCAGCGATGCCGACGGGCTGCCGGTGATGGTTTGGTTCCACGGCGGCGCCTATGTCTCCGGAAGCGGTGAGTCCCCGAACTACGATCCCGACGACCTCGTCGGCGAGGGCCGCGTCGTGGTGGTCACCGTCAGCTACCGGCTCGGCATCTTCGGCTACTGCACCCCTCGTGGCGTGGCCGAAGACAATCTCGGTCTGCGCGATCAGCTACTGGCGCTGCGGTGGGTGCACGACAACATCGCCGCATTCGGTGGTGACCCGGCGCGCATCACGTTGTTCGGGCAGTCCGCAGGCGGCGACTCGGTGTACTCGCTGATGCTGTCGGAGGCCGCCGACGGCCTGTACTCGCGCGCGATCATCCAGAGCGCGCCGCTGGGTATGCGTGAGGGCCGAGACGAAATGACGGCGGCGATGCGGGCGGCCGCCGCGGAATCGCTGGGCGACACTGACCCTTTCGCGGCGGGCGTGGACGAACTGCATCGCGCGCAGGTTGCGGCCGTGGTGGCGGCGCAGCGGTTCGGCCTCGTCAGCGGAATGGCCTTTGGGCCGTTGCTGGGTGTCGATCCGCTTCCGGCGGCAGGTGAAGTATCCGCCCGGATCGCGCGCGTGGCGCGAACGGTCGACCTGCTCGTCGGCTGCACCAGGCTCGACGCCGCCCCGTTCGTCGAAATCAGTCCACGAGCGTCGCGGTTGCGCGCACTGGGACCGTTCGCGAAGCCCGCCGCGCGCGTGGCCTCGGCAACGATGACTCGTCAAATCTTCGACGGGCCTGCACGCCGGTTCGCCGATCGGTGGCGAAGCGAGGGGGGTCGCGCATCGGTGTACCGGCTCGACTGGTCGCCTCGAGACGCGCCGTTGGGCGCCTGCCACTGCATGGATCTGCCGTTGCTGCTGGGTACGGGGTCCGCGTGGGCGGGCGCGCCGATGTTGGGCCCCCACCCAAATCCGGTGGATCACGAACTTGCCGTGCGGATGCGCGGGCTGTGGAGTCGCTTCGCCTACCACGGTGTCGACGGCCTGGGCGCCGAGCGGCTGCGGCTAGGGGTCTGA
- a CDS encoding glycosyltransferase family 4 protein: MKILMVSWEYPPVVIGGLGRHVHHLATALAEAGHEVVVLSRRQSGTDPSTHPSTDEIAEGVRVVAAAQDPHEFDFGTDMMAWTLAMGHAMVRTGLAIKGPRAKPWRPDVVHAHDWLVAHPAIALAEYFDVPLVSTIHATEAGRHSGWVSGAISRQVHAVESWLVHESDSLITCSVSMSDEITELFGPGLAETRVIRNGIDAARWPFAKRRPRTGPPHLVFVGRLEYEKGIHDLIAAMPRIRRHHPGTTLTVAGTGTQQTWLVQQARKHKVLKATTFVGHLDHEQLVRLLHTADAAVLPSHYEPFGIVALEAAATGIPLVTSDVGGLGEAVIDGQTGTSFAPRDIAGLAAAVRTVLDHPDRAQRMAVAARERLNAAFTWHTVADETAQVYVAAKRGERQPHRRRPIVEHALPDR; this comes from the coding sequence GTGAAAATCCTGATGGTGTCGTGGGAATACCCGCCGGTGGTCATCGGCGGACTAGGACGCCACGTGCATCACCTCGCGACGGCGCTCGCCGAGGCCGGCCACGAGGTCGTGGTACTCAGCCGCCGTCAGTCCGGTACGGACCCCAGCACGCACCCGTCGACCGACGAGATCGCCGAGGGCGTAAGGGTTGTCGCCGCGGCGCAGGATCCGCACGAGTTCGACTTCGGCACCGACATGATGGCCTGGACGCTGGCGATGGGCCATGCGATGGTCCGGACCGGATTGGCGATCAAGGGTCCCCGCGCCAAGCCATGGCGACCCGACGTGGTGCACGCCCATGACTGGCTCGTCGCGCATCCCGCGATCGCGCTGGCCGAATACTTCGACGTCCCCCTCGTATCCACCATCCACGCGACCGAGGCGGGCAGGCATTCGGGGTGGGTGTCGGGAGCGATCAGCCGACAGGTGCACGCCGTCGAGTCGTGGCTGGTTCACGAATCCGACTCGCTGATCACGTGTTCGGTATCGATGAGCGACGAGATCACCGAGCTGTTCGGACCGGGTCTCGCCGAGACCCGGGTCATCCGCAACGGAATCGATGCCGCGCGCTGGCCGTTCGCAAAACGGCGTCCGCGTACCGGGCCGCCTCACCTGGTGTTCGTGGGTCGCCTCGAATACGAGAAGGGCATCCACGACCTGATCGCGGCGATGCCCCGCATCCGGCGCCACCATCCCGGTACGACGTTGACGGTGGCGGGCACCGGCACGCAGCAGACGTGGCTCGTCCAGCAGGCGCGAAAGCACAAGGTGCTCAAGGCCACAACGTTCGTCGGCCATCTCGATCACGAGCAGCTCGTGCGACTGTTGCACACCGCCGACGCCGCCGTGCTGCCCAGCCACTACGAACCGTTCGGCATCGTTGCTCTCGAGGCGGCCGCGACGGGTATTCCATTGGTGACGTCTGACGTCGGCGGCCTGGGCGAGGCGGTGATCGACGGTCAGACCGGAACGTCGTTCGCCCCGCGCGATATCGCCGGCCTGGCCGCGGCGGTACGCACCGTGCTCGATCACCCCGATCGGGCACAACGCATGGCGGTCGCCGCACGGGAACGCCTTAATGCGGCCTTCACCTGGCACACCGTTGCAGACGAGACCGCCCAGGTCTACGTGGCCGCCAAACGTGGTGAGCGCCAACCTCATCGGCGCCGCCCCATCGTCGAACACGCCCTGCCCGATCGCTAG